In one Arenibacter antarcticus genomic region, the following are encoded:
- a CDS encoding transposase gives MDIELVRYLLPEGVLDYFEIVGHKSSEGKIHFYLEEKNVLPKEHQSEIAQSKGFLPEVTVEDFPLRGKSVLLHIKRRRWTLMDTGKIIKRDWNLIAKGTRITSEFASFLKGIV, from the coding sequence TTGGATATAGAATTAGTGCGGTATTTGTTGCCAGAAGGCGTATTGGATTACTTTGAAATTGTAGGCCATAAATCATCAGAAGGTAAGATTCATTTTTACTTAGAAGAAAAGAACGTGCTCCCCAAAGAGCACCAATCAGAAATAGCCCAGTCCAAAGGCTTCCTGCCAGAGGTAACAGTTGAGGACTTCCCCTTAAGAGGTAAATCGGTACTGCTCCATATAAAGCGTAGGCGCTGGACTCTTATGGATACGGGAAAGATCATAAAAAGAGATTGGAATTTAATAGCTAAAGGCACTCGGATAACCAGCGAGTTTGCCTCTTTTTTAAAAGGTATCGTTTGA